GAAACGGAGTTATTGAGGCTAAAATAGGGAATTTGCAAGAGGGAGATGCCTTAGTAACTAATAAAACTGGTCTATGCCTAGCTGTGAGAGTAGCAGACTGTGTTCCTATGCTACTTTTTGACCCTACAAAGAAGATTGTTGGAGCTATCCATGCCGGATGGAGAGGTAGTGCAAAACAGATTGCCTTTAATACACTTAAATATATGCAGAATAGGCACATGGTAAATCCGGGTGATGTTATAGTTGGGATTGGACCGTCCATTGGCCCTTGTTGTTTTGAAGTAAAAGAAGATGTAGCCAGTCAATTCGAGGATAAATATAAGACAGCTGGAACTATCGATCTCTGGAAGGCCAATTATGATCAGTTATTAATGGGTGGTGTTAAGAAGAAAAATATTGAAGTGGCTAATATCTGCACAAAGTGCAATCTAGATAAATATTTCTCTTATAGAGCAACGGGGGATGCGTCCAGCTTTGCCTGTGGGATTATGTTGCTATAATCCTCTTATGGAGTATAAGAATAGGAAAGCGAGACAATATAGCATTACCGATGAGTATGTTGCAGGTATTGTGCTGACAGGAGCGGAGGCTAAGTCAATAAAGTCGGGTAGAATGAAGCTGGATGGAAGTTACGCCAAAATTAGAAATAATGAGGTGTTTTTAGTAGGAGCTATAATCCCTCAGTATAAGTATTCAAGTCTAAAGGATTACGACCAGCAACGAACAAGAAAGTTGTTGCTTAAAAAGTCTGAAATAATCTCTCTTCAGTCCAAGATTCAGAGCGGGAGATTGACCCTAATCCCCCTCTCATGCTATACTTCTCGCGGTTTGGTAAAGATCAAGCTGGGACTGGCTCGGGGCAAAAAAATGCATGAGAAACGAGACGAGCTAAAAAAGCGAGATTCCAAACGAGAAATTGAAAGAGAATTGAAGAATTACTAACGGGGATGTGTTGATTTGACAGGATGAGTACTTTAACAACTTGCAAGCCGAGCTGATTAACTCGCTAAACTTATCAAAAAATCTAATTGCAGAGGATAAAACCCTTGCAGCTTTGAAGTCCCGTTTGCGCGGGATGGAAGAGGCCTTAATGGCAAAGCGCTTCGCAGCTCGCGCTGCTTTTGCTTACGCTTAAAGGCTGTTTATAGGTCTTTCACTCGATGAAGATTTATAGGCACAAACAAAGTCGAGGCGTCAGATAAAGAATCTAGCCTGATCTTTATCGGAGAAATAAGGCAATCCTTAATGATAAGGATAGGTAAACTATCTTCGATTTGTTAGTTTAATGTCATTAAGTATCAAACTAACTAAGCTTGTGAATGAAGTTGTTTTGCTCGCTTTCTGGACGAGGGGTCACCCCCCTCCATCTCCACCACGTAAAATGGCTAATCCTCTACTTGTATTTTTAAAATTGCTTTCTCCCAAGCGGTGCGTGAGTTGTAGAAAATTTGGAGCATATTTTTGTGTTAACTGCTTAAAAAGCATTAAGCCAGTTTTTCATCAAAAATGTATTGCGTGCCAAAGAGTTTCTCATGGTGGAGCTACTCATAGGGACTGCAATAAAAGATATGGACTTGATGGGTTGTTCTGCTTGTTTAAATACCAGACAACTATAAGAGCTGGAATAACTAAGCTTAAGTATCAAAAATTAACAGATATTGAAGACGAGCTTGTAGATTTAATAGGAACTAATTTACTGCTACAAGGCGAGGCTGAGTCGCTAGATGATCTAGAGGAATTTATCTTTTCTAAGCGTCCTATTGTAGTGCCCGTACCGCTGCATTGGTGGAAACTGGCACAAAGAGGGTTTAATCAGGCCGAGATTATAAGCGAAGTAGTCGCTAGCGAATACGATCTCCCAGTTATGCCAAGAGTCCTAAGACGCAAATTTAGATCATCGAGTCAGACAAAGTTAACAAGCAAACAAAGGGTAATAAATGCTAAAAATATATATTCTGTAAATACAGATTATCTGGAGCAAGGAAAAATTGACCCAGCGCTTTGTAATATTCTATTAGTAGATGATGTAACTACTACTGGCTCTACTTTGAAAGAAGCTGCAATTGCTTTAAAACGCGTGGGTGTAAAGCGTGTCTGGGGAATAGCTCTCGCCTCATAACTTCGAGAACCCGCTTCTCGAAGTTGTTATTCAAGTTGAAAAGAGTAGATTGTGTCTTTGGATAATAGATACACAGTATTGGCTGATTCTGAGACGGTAAAATCTAGTATATTATCTAGCTCTTTCCAGCTATACTGCGCTTTATATAATCC
The window above is part of the Candidatus Roizmanbacteria bacterium CG_4_9_14_0_2_um_filter_38_17 genome. Proteins encoded here:
- a CDS encoding peptidoglycan editing factor PgeF, with the translated sequence MFKFDNLGKYPEIAHFVTNREFGEVTLEGGQEKLAKEQNIEAKQVVVIQQVHGNGVIEAKIGNLQEGDALVTNKTGLCLAVRVADCVPMLLFDPTKKIVGAIHAGWRGSAKQIAFNTLKYMQNRHMVNPGDVIVGIGPSIGPCCFEVKEDVASQFEDKYKTAGTIDLWKANYDQLLMGGVKKKNIEVANICTKCNLDKYFSYRATGDASSFACGIMLL
- a CDS encoding SsrA-binding protein, with the protein product MEYKNRKARQYSITDEYVAGIVLTGAEAKSIKSGRMKLDGSYAKIRNNEVFLVGAIIPQYKYSSLKDYDQQRTRKLLLKKSEIISLQSKIQSGRLTLIPLSCYTSRGLVKIKLGLARGKKMHEKRDELKKRDSKREIERELKNY